From the genome of Spodoptera frugiperda isolate SF20-4 chromosome 23, AGI-APGP_CSIRO_Sfru_2.0, whole genome shotgun sequence, one region includes:
- the LOC118266833 gene encoding uncharacterized protein LOC118266833, producing MFVNIVSRTILVVFSLALVPSQVYTQKRNVHQFSNDKHSKLDKATTTTTVSYFMDSPSSGDENVDKLEENSTDIKRNDFYKVTTTTTLSYFVDSQSSSPESVDDQAKMQEKNVTRKNHNDETTLTTASYFVDSQSSSRENVDTLEDNSTDNKHYNFYKVTTTTTVSYFEDSQSSTEEIVDDNVRLQNSTENKHAFGNVTSVAFVPTVTIVAEAENIANDNKTNITMKDTWIKRRGLFILIPAVLVVTAGMIALLILRRVNIVTCFNKKGSYDVQGHFLRLNTKFHYDSFEDIQFIPH from the exons atgtttgttaatattGTTTCTCGCACAATTCTCGTGGTGTTTTCATTAGCCCTCGTACCTTCTCAAGTTTATACACAAAAACG AAATGTTCATCAATTCTCTAATGACAAACATAGTAAATTGGACAAAGCAACGACAACCACTACTGTGTCATATTTTATGGACAGTCCAAGTTCTGGTGATGAAAATGTTGATAAACTAGAGGAAAATTCTACTGATATTAAACGTAATGACTTTTACAAAGTGACGACAACTACTACTCTGTCATATTTCGTGGATAGTCAAAGTTCTTCTCCAGAATCTGTTGATGACCAAGCCAAAATGCAAGAGAAAAATGTTACTAGGAAGAATCACAATGACGAGACGACACTAACAACTGCGTCATATTTTGTGGATAGTCAAAGCTCTAGTAGAGAAAATGTTGATACACTAGAGGATAATTCTACtgataataaacattataactTTTACAAAGTAACAACTACTACTACTGTGTCATATTTTGAAGACAGTCAAAGTTCTACTGAAGAAATCGTTGATGATAATGTACGATTACAAAATTCTACTGAGAATAAGCATGCCTTTGGAAACGTAACATCTGTTGCTTTTGTGCCAACAGTTACTATTGTCGCAGAAGCAGAGAATATTGCtaatgacaataaaacaaatatcacaATGAAAGATACATG GATAAAACGACGTGGATTGTTTATCTTGATTCCTGCTGTGTTAGTGGTAACTGCGGGAATGATAGCATTACTCATTTTGAGACGCGTCAATATTGTGACTTGTTTCAACAAGAAAGGGAGCTACGACGTCCAAG GTCATTTCCTTCGTTTGAACACAAAATTTCATTATGATTCATTTGAAGATATTCAGTTCATACCGCATTAG
- the LOC118267291 gene encoding uncharacterized protein LOC118267291 isoform X1: MLRNCLVLTFCVTAAFLIAEVQSEKCWKIRPETYLMIDKLSYSYVTYDPFTKIMRSQLRTKTITKIGQRTRRILVPCNGTQQPDESLLESKRRRHQRFRCRPKCINGDCDVDGNCLCYNGYAEQNGTCVPVCDHCSNITCSTPNNCQCALGYKMVNGSCIPESNATGCSNGYIVVNNNCEPICSSGCPNGYCVGPERCFCLDGFRDAKDENGTDICTPICQRPCDGYCISPDTCLNDCPEGYKADYSDVNNKKCLPVSEDWKGTCPNKCKVEEPHDVSETSTESTTGPYSTASELPILERNNTVEPFVDNYNKSETIHEEILRKSKNQQDGVSILISIIIGRNNCGKYNISVSDGQDEN, encoded by the exons atgttaaggaattgtttggtcCTTACATTCTGTGTTACAGCAGCGTTTCTGATTGCCGAGGTGCAGTCGGAGAAGTGTTGGAAAATCAGACC GGAGACGTACTTGATGATAGATAAGCTTTCTTACAGCTATGTGACTTACGACCCATTTACTAAAATCATGCGTTCACAATTAAGGACCAAGACGATAACTAAAATTGGTCAG AGAACACGCAGAATACTAGTCCCTTGCAACGGTACCCAGCAGCCCGACGAAAGCCTGTTGGAGTCTAAACG AAGACGTCACCAAAGGTTTAGGTGCAGGCCGAAATGTATCAATGGAGATTGTGATGTAGATGGCAACTGTTTGTGCTACAATGGCTATGCAGAACAAAACGGCACTTGCGTGCCCGTATGCGACCATTGCTCAAACATTACTTGTAGCACTCCAAACAATTGTCAATGTGCCTTAGGATATAAAATGGTGAACGGGTCATGTATACCCGAAAGTAATGCAACTGGTTGTTCCAATGGCTACATAGTGGTCAACAATAATTGTGAACCTATCTGCTCCAGTGGTTGTCCAAATGGGTATTGTGTAGGTCCGGAGAGGTGTTTCTGTCTGGACGGCTTTCGTGATGCTAAAGATGAAAATGGAACGGATATATGCACACCTATATGTCAACGTCCATGTGATGGATATTGTATCAGTCCAGATACCTGTCTTAATGATTGCCCTGAAGGATACAAGGCTGATTACTCGGACGTGAATAATAAAAAGTGTTTGCCTGTATCTGAGGATTGGAAGGGAACCTGTCCGAACAAATGCAAAGTAGAGGAGCCTCATGACGTCAGTGAGACAAGTACAGAGTCTACTACAGGTCCATACTCTACCGCCTCTGAGCTCCCAATACTTGAGAGAAACAATACAGTTGAACCCTTTGttgataattacaataaatctgAAACTATACACGAAGAAATCTTAAGAAAATCGAA AAATCAACAAGATGGagtatctattttaatttcaataataataggTAGAAATAATTGCGGAAAATACAACATTTCAGTTTCTGATGGACAAGACGAGAATTAA
- the LOC118267291 gene encoding extracellular matrix organizing protein FRAS1-like isoform X2, which produces MLRNCLVLTFCVTAAFLIAEVQSEKCWKIRPETYLMIDKLSYSYVTYDPFTKIMRSQLRTKTITKIGQRTRRILVPCNGTQQPDESLLESKRRHQRFRCRPKCINGDCDVDGNCLCYNGYAEQNGTCVPVCDHCSNITCSTPNNCQCALGYKMVNGSCIPESNATGCSNGYIVVNNNCEPICSSGCPNGYCVGPERCFCLDGFRDAKDENGTDICTPICQRPCDGYCISPDTCLNDCPEGYKADYSDVNNKKCLPVSEDWKGTCPNKCKVEEPHDVSETSTESTTGPYSTASELPILERNNTVEPFVDNYNKSETIHEEILRKSKNQQDGVSILISIIIGRNNCGKYNISVSDGQDEN; this is translated from the exons atgttaaggaattgtttggtcCTTACATTCTGTGTTACAGCAGCGTTTCTGATTGCCGAGGTGCAGTCGGAGAAGTGTTGGAAAATCAGACC GGAGACGTACTTGATGATAGATAAGCTTTCTTACAGCTATGTGACTTACGACCCATTTACTAAAATCATGCGTTCACAATTAAGGACCAAGACGATAACTAAAATTGGTCAG AGAACACGCAGAATACTAGTCCCTTGCAACGGTACCCAGCAGCCCGACGAAAGCCTGTTGGAGTCTAAACG ACGTCACCAAAGGTTTAGGTGCAGGCCGAAATGTATCAATGGAGATTGTGATGTAGATGGCAACTGTTTGTGCTACAATGGCTATGCAGAACAAAACGGCACTTGCGTGCCCGTATGCGACCATTGCTCAAACATTACTTGTAGCACTCCAAACAATTGTCAATGTGCCTTAGGATATAAAATGGTGAACGGGTCATGTATACCCGAAAGTAATGCAACTGGTTGTTCCAATGGCTACATAGTGGTCAACAATAATTGTGAACCTATCTGCTCCAGTGGTTGTCCAAATGGGTATTGTGTAGGTCCGGAGAGGTGTTTCTGTCTGGACGGCTTTCGTGATGCTAAAGATGAAAATGGAACGGATATATGCACACCTATATGTCAACGTCCATGTGATGGATATTGTATCAGTCCAGATACCTGTCTTAATGATTGCCCTGAAGGATACAAGGCTGATTACTCGGACGTGAATAATAAAAAGTGTTTGCCTGTATCTGAGGATTGGAAGGGAACCTGTCCGAACAAATGCAAAGTAGAGGAGCCTCATGACGTCAGTGAGACAAGTACAGAGTCTACTACAGGTCCATACTCTACCGCCTCTGAGCTCCCAATACTTGAGAGAAACAATACAGTTGAACCCTTTGttgataattacaataaatctgAAACTATACACGAAGAAATCTTAAGAAAATCGAA AAATCAACAAGATGGagtatctattttaatttcaataataataggTAGAAATAATTGCGGAAAATACAACATTTCAGTTTCTGATGGACAAGACGAGAATTAA